A region from the Phycodurus eques isolate BA_2022a chromosome 12, UOR_Pequ_1.1, whole genome shotgun sequence genome encodes:
- the LOC133411004 gene encoding zinc finger protein 329: MQEKGSTGQQEQECSECRRSFSLPQSDETMRTDKPDGASRCPSCQGDGSPPDEGQAQGGVRVDPHSCSLCGKTFISSAHLTLHLASHTKERRFQCGTCGKYFHQASHLMAHEAIHRGDRPFKCPDCGKTFGRAAHLKTHRRLHTGEKPFKCSYCDKAFTQKAGLLSHVRIHTGERAYKCEECGETFSSLPLLLSHKAEESARQGEEAPAPAPPPDELKCGVCCRTFIRSSYIRLHVRLEKGLRPYHCKVCNKTFAKLDTFINHCDKHLRQKGGKSEGSLVKPPLFIPLSKPLPEAAQPVSTEVKSKEP; the protein is encoded by the coding sequence ATGCAGGAGAAAGGCAGCACAGGTCAGCAGGAGCAGGAGTGTTCAGAGTGCAGACGCAGCTTCAGTCTCCCACAATCGGATGAAACCATGCGGACGGACAAACCCGACGGTGCGTCCAGATGCCCGTCCTGCCAGGGAGACGGCAGCCCCCCCGACGAAGGGCAGGCCCAGGGGGGCGTCCGTGTGGACCCGCACAGCTGCTCACTGTGCGGCAAAACCTTCATCTCCTCGGCCCACTTGACCCTACACCTGGCCTCGCACACCAAGGAGAGGAGGTTCCAGTGCGGGACCTGTGGCAAGTACTTCCACCAGGCCTCCCACCTCATGGCCCACGAGGCCATCCACCGTGGCGACAGGCCCTTTAAATGCCCCGACTGCGGCAAGACCTTCGGGCGGGCCGCGCATCTCAAGACTCACCGGCGGTTGCACACCGGCGAGAAGCCCTTCAAGTGTTCCTACTGCGACAAGGCCTTCACGCAGAAAGCTGGCCTGCTCTCGCACGTCCGCATACACACGGGCGAGCGGGCCTACAAGTGTGAGGAGTGCGGCGAGACTTTCAGCTCTCTGCCGCTGCTGCTCTCTCACAAGGCCGAAGAGTCGGCTCGGCAGGGGGAAGAGGCGCCCGCGCCTGCGCCTCCGCCGGATGAACTAAAGTGCGGCGTCTGCTGCCGCACCTTCATACGGTCCTCCTACATTAGACTGCACGTCCGCCTCGAAAAGGGGCTGCGGCCTTATCACTGCAAAGTGTGCAACAAAACCTTTGCCAAGCTGGACACATTTATCAACCACTGCGATAAACATTTGAGgcagaaaggggggaaaagcgAGGGCAGTTTGGTGAAACCCCCATTGTTCATCCCGCTTTCAAAGCCGTTGCCGGAGGCCGCTCAGCCGGTGTCCACCGAGGTCAAATCAAAAGAGCCGTGA
- the prmt2 gene encoding protein arginine N-methyltransferase 2 isoform X3, whose protein sequence is MEDVVPPEEYVVLWSFHGRCSEEQLSISKGERLMVHAKISPEWWWAELRGVFGYVPASYLYQGANEDEEEDAWQDEEYYFTYGTLNLHLEMLSDKSRTEAYRRVIVNNSASLHRKVVMDLGCGTGIMSLFCAQLAQPAAVYAVEASSMVEHTEELVKQNACEEVITVLRGRAEEIQLPEQVDVLVSEWMGNCLLFEFMVESVLLARDRWLREGGTMWPSSAALTLVPCQAHRYYADKMAFWEKPYGLDFTPLQPLALQEFFAKPKFSHLMEPGDRLASPVDVIRLDMYTLQVADLEEMQGEFKFRLDQSGVFHGFTAWFSVCFESLEEGGAPVELNTGPDSEPTHWKQTLFMLDEPVSVRAADLISGTVILRRNPVWRRHLTVTIHWDINGHTQEEPTCQAGTKSFPMWR, encoded by the exons ATGGAGGATGTGGTGCCACCTGAGGAGTACGTTGTCCTCTGGAGCTTTCATGGGCGTTGCAGTGAAgag CAGCTAAGTATCAGCAAAGGAGAGCGACTGATGGTCCATGCCAAGATCTCCCCAGAGTGGTGGTGGGCTGAGCTGCGGGGGGTCTTTGGATACGTCCCGGCCAGCTACCTCTACCAGGGAGCCaatgaagatgaggaggaggacgcGTGGCAGGATGAGGAGTACTATTTCACGTACGGAACACTG AATCTTCACTTGGAGATGTTGTCAGACAAGAGCCGCACAGAAGCGTACAGGCGGGTCATCGTCAACAACAGCGCTTCTCTGCACAGGAAGGTGGTGATGGACCTCGGCTGCGGGACGGGCATCATGAGCCTGTTCTGCGCTCAGCTGGCACAACCGGCAGCG GTGTACGCCGTGGAGGCGAGCTCGATGGTGGAGCACACCGAGGAGCTAGTGAAGCAGAACGCTTGCGAGGAGGTGATCACGGTGCTGCGGGGTCGAGCCGAGGAGATCCAACTGCCCGAGCAGGTGGATGTCCTGGTGTCCGAGTGGATGGGCAACTGCTTGCTC TTTGAGTTCATGGTGGAGTCGGTCCTGCTGGCCAGAGACCGCTGGTTAAGGGAAGGTGGCACGATGTGGCCCTCGTCCGCAGCCCTCACCCTGGTGCCATGTCAAGCCCACAGATACTACGCCGATAAAATGGCCTTCTGGGAGAAGCCCTACGGCCTGGACTTTACCCCGCTTCA GCCACTTGCACTGCAGGAGTTCTTCGCCAAGCCCAAGTTCAGCCACTTAATGGAGCCAGGCGACCGCCTCGCCTCTCCTGTAGACGTCATCCGCTTGGACATGTACACGTTGCAGGTGGCAGACCTGGAG GAAATGCAGGGCGAGTTCAAGTTTCGCCTGGACCAGTCTGGCGTGTTCCACGGCTTCACCGCCTGGTTCAGCGTTTGTTTCGAGAGCCTGGAGGAGGGGGGAGCGCCGGTGGAGCTGAACACCGGGCCTGACTCTGA GCCGACACACTGGAAGCAGACTCTCTTCATGCTCGACGAGCCCGTCAGTGTGCGTGCCGCAGACCTCATTAGTGGAACCGTTATTCTGCGAAGGAACCCCGTCTGGAGGCGCCACTTGACCGTCACCATTCACTGGGACATCAACGGCCACACACAGGAGGAGCCCACATGCCAG GCCGGTACTAAGAGCTTCCCTATGTGGCGCTGA
- the prmt2 gene encoding protein arginine N-methyltransferase 2 isoform X2: MEDVVPPEEYVVLWSFHGRCSEELSISKGERLMVHAKISPEWWWAELRGVFGYVPASYLYQGANEDEEEDAWQDEEYYFTYGTLNLHLEMLSDKSRTEAYRRVIVNNSASLHRKVVMDLGCGTGIMSLFCAQLAQPAAVYAVEASSMVEHTEELVKQNACEEVITVLRGRAEEIQLPEQVDVLVSEWMGNCLLFEFMVESVLLARDRWLREGGTMWPSSAALTLVPCQAHRYYADKMAFWEKPYGLDFTPLQPLALQEFFAKPKFSHLMEPGDRLASPVDVIRLDMYTLQVADLEEMQGEFKFRLDQSGVFHGFTAWFSVCFESLEEGGAPVELNTGPDSEPTHWKQTLFMLDEPVSVRAADLISGTVILRRNPVWRRHLTVTIHWDINGHTQEEPTCQANESPTVQEHYDSGATPI, encoded by the exons ATGGAGGATGTGGTGCCACCTGAGGAGTACGTTGTCCTCTGGAGCTTTCATGGGCGTTGCAGTGAAgag CTAAGTATCAGCAAAGGAGAGCGACTGATGGTCCATGCCAAGATCTCCCCAGAGTGGTGGTGGGCTGAGCTGCGGGGGGTCTTTGGATACGTCCCGGCCAGCTACCTCTACCAGGGAGCCaatgaagatgaggaggaggacgcGTGGCAGGATGAGGAGTACTATTTCACGTACGGAACACTG AATCTTCACTTGGAGATGTTGTCAGACAAGAGCCGCACAGAAGCGTACAGGCGGGTCATCGTCAACAACAGCGCTTCTCTGCACAGGAAGGTGGTGATGGACCTCGGCTGCGGGACGGGCATCATGAGCCTGTTCTGCGCTCAGCTGGCACAACCGGCAGCG GTGTACGCCGTGGAGGCGAGCTCGATGGTGGAGCACACCGAGGAGCTAGTGAAGCAGAACGCTTGCGAGGAGGTGATCACGGTGCTGCGGGGTCGAGCCGAGGAGATCCAACTGCCCGAGCAGGTGGATGTCCTGGTGTCCGAGTGGATGGGCAACTGCTTGCTC TTTGAGTTCATGGTGGAGTCGGTCCTGCTGGCCAGAGACCGCTGGTTAAGGGAAGGTGGCACGATGTGGCCCTCGTCCGCAGCCCTCACCCTGGTGCCATGTCAAGCCCACAGATACTACGCCGATAAAATGGCCTTCTGGGAGAAGCCCTACGGCCTGGACTTTACCCCGCTTCA GCCACTTGCACTGCAGGAGTTCTTCGCCAAGCCCAAGTTCAGCCACTTAATGGAGCCAGGCGACCGCCTCGCCTCTCCTGTAGACGTCATCCGCTTGGACATGTACACGTTGCAGGTGGCAGACCTGGAG GAAATGCAGGGCGAGTTCAAGTTTCGCCTGGACCAGTCTGGCGTGTTCCACGGCTTCACCGCCTGGTTCAGCGTTTGTTTCGAGAGCCTGGAGGAGGGGGGAGCGCCGGTGGAGCTGAACACCGGGCCTGACTCTGA GCCGACACACTGGAAGCAGACTCTCTTCATGCTCGACGAGCCCGTCAGTGTGCGTGCCGCAGACCTCATTAGTGGAACCGTTATTCTGCGAAGGAACCCCGTCTGGAGGCGCCACTTGACCGTCACCATTCACTGGGACATCAACGGCCACACACAGGAGGAGCCCACATGCCAGGCAAATGAATCACCGACAGTGCAGGAACATTATGACAGTGGAGCTACACCAATATGA
- the prmt2 gene encoding protein arginine N-methyltransferase 2 isoform X1, giving the protein MEDVVPPEEYVVLWSFHGRCSEEQLSISKGERLMVHAKISPEWWWAELRGVFGYVPASYLYQGANEDEEEDAWQDEEYYFTYGTLNLHLEMLSDKSRTEAYRRVIVNNSASLHRKVVMDLGCGTGIMSLFCAQLAQPAAVYAVEASSMVEHTEELVKQNACEEVITVLRGRAEEIQLPEQVDVLVSEWMGNCLLFEFMVESVLLARDRWLREGGTMWPSSAALTLVPCQAHRYYADKMAFWEKPYGLDFTPLQPLALQEFFAKPKFSHLMEPGDRLASPVDVIRLDMYTLQVADLEEMQGEFKFRLDQSGVFHGFTAWFSVCFESLEEGGAPVELNTGPDSEPTHWKQTLFMLDEPVSVRAADLISGTVILRRNPVWRRHLTVTIHWDINGHTQEEPTCQANESPTVQEHYDSGATPI; this is encoded by the exons ATGGAGGATGTGGTGCCACCTGAGGAGTACGTTGTCCTCTGGAGCTTTCATGGGCGTTGCAGTGAAgag CAGCTAAGTATCAGCAAAGGAGAGCGACTGATGGTCCATGCCAAGATCTCCCCAGAGTGGTGGTGGGCTGAGCTGCGGGGGGTCTTTGGATACGTCCCGGCCAGCTACCTCTACCAGGGAGCCaatgaagatgaggaggaggacgcGTGGCAGGATGAGGAGTACTATTTCACGTACGGAACACTG AATCTTCACTTGGAGATGTTGTCAGACAAGAGCCGCACAGAAGCGTACAGGCGGGTCATCGTCAACAACAGCGCTTCTCTGCACAGGAAGGTGGTGATGGACCTCGGCTGCGGGACGGGCATCATGAGCCTGTTCTGCGCTCAGCTGGCACAACCGGCAGCG GTGTACGCCGTGGAGGCGAGCTCGATGGTGGAGCACACCGAGGAGCTAGTGAAGCAGAACGCTTGCGAGGAGGTGATCACGGTGCTGCGGGGTCGAGCCGAGGAGATCCAACTGCCCGAGCAGGTGGATGTCCTGGTGTCCGAGTGGATGGGCAACTGCTTGCTC TTTGAGTTCATGGTGGAGTCGGTCCTGCTGGCCAGAGACCGCTGGTTAAGGGAAGGTGGCACGATGTGGCCCTCGTCCGCAGCCCTCACCCTGGTGCCATGTCAAGCCCACAGATACTACGCCGATAAAATGGCCTTCTGGGAGAAGCCCTACGGCCTGGACTTTACCCCGCTTCA GCCACTTGCACTGCAGGAGTTCTTCGCCAAGCCCAAGTTCAGCCACTTAATGGAGCCAGGCGACCGCCTCGCCTCTCCTGTAGACGTCATCCGCTTGGACATGTACACGTTGCAGGTGGCAGACCTGGAG GAAATGCAGGGCGAGTTCAAGTTTCGCCTGGACCAGTCTGGCGTGTTCCACGGCTTCACCGCCTGGTTCAGCGTTTGTTTCGAGAGCCTGGAGGAGGGGGGAGCGCCGGTGGAGCTGAACACCGGGCCTGACTCTGA GCCGACACACTGGAAGCAGACTCTCTTCATGCTCGACGAGCCCGTCAGTGTGCGTGCCGCAGACCTCATTAGTGGAACCGTTATTCTGCGAAGGAACCCCGTCTGGAGGCGCCACTTGACCGTCACCATTCACTGGGACATCAACGGCCACACACAGGAGGAGCCCACATGCCAGGCAAATGAATCACCGACAGTGCAGGAACATTATGACAGTGGAGCTACACCAATATGA
- the prmt2 gene encoding protein arginine N-methyltransferase 2 isoform X4, whose amino-acid sequence MLSDKSRTEAYRRVIVNNSASLHRKVVMDLGCGTGIMSLFCAQLAQPAAVYAVEASSMVEHTEELVKQNACEEVITVLRGRAEEIQLPEQVDVLVSEWMGNCLLFEFMVESVLLARDRWLREGGTMWPSSAALTLVPCQAHRYYADKMAFWEKPYGLDFTPLQPLALQEFFAKPKFSHLMEPGDRLASPVDVIRLDMYTLQVADLEEMQGEFKFRLDQSGVFHGFTAWFSVCFESLEEGGAPVELNTGPDSEPTHWKQTLFMLDEPVSVRAADLISGTVILRRNPVWRRHLTVTIHWDINGHTQEEPTCQANESPTVQEHYDSGATPI is encoded by the exons ATGTTGTCAGACAAGAGCCGCACAGAAGCGTACAGGCGGGTCATCGTCAACAACAGCGCTTCTCTGCACAGGAAGGTGGTGATGGACCTCGGCTGCGGGACGGGCATCATGAGCCTGTTCTGCGCTCAGCTGGCACAACCGGCAGCG GTGTACGCCGTGGAGGCGAGCTCGATGGTGGAGCACACCGAGGAGCTAGTGAAGCAGAACGCTTGCGAGGAGGTGATCACGGTGCTGCGGGGTCGAGCCGAGGAGATCCAACTGCCCGAGCAGGTGGATGTCCTGGTGTCCGAGTGGATGGGCAACTGCTTGCTC TTTGAGTTCATGGTGGAGTCGGTCCTGCTGGCCAGAGACCGCTGGTTAAGGGAAGGTGGCACGATGTGGCCCTCGTCCGCAGCCCTCACCCTGGTGCCATGTCAAGCCCACAGATACTACGCCGATAAAATGGCCTTCTGGGAGAAGCCCTACGGCCTGGACTTTACCCCGCTTCA GCCACTTGCACTGCAGGAGTTCTTCGCCAAGCCCAAGTTCAGCCACTTAATGGAGCCAGGCGACCGCCTCGCCTCTCCTGTAGACGTCATCCGCTTGGACATGTACACGTTGCAGGTGGCAGACCTGGAG GAAATGCAGGGCGAGTTCAAGTTTCGCCTGGACCAGTCTGGCGTGTTCCACGGCTTCACCGCCTGGTTCAGCGTTTGTTTCGAGAGCCTGGAGGAGGGGGGAGCGCCGGTGGAGCTGAACACCGGGCCTGACTCTGA GCCGACACACTGGAAGCAGACTCTCTTCATGCTCGACGAGCCCGTCAGTGTGCGTGCCGCAGACCTCATTAGTGGAACCGTTATTCTGCGAAGGAACCCCGTCTGGAGGCGCCACTTGACCGTCACCATTCACTGGGACATCAACGGCCACACACAGGAGGAGCCCACATGCCAGGCAAATGAATCACCGACAGTGCAGGAACATTATGACAGTGGAGCTACACCAATATGA
- the ercc1 gene encoding DNA excision repair protein ERCC-1 isoform X1 yields MKRRFNINLDDSVFTKERTPPKKHFQPSKTVGQSKTDAGASPAKEGQPLSYAQYIIKAKAQGSAPPQRDGSSQMLRPEAGEDSAIASLRQSEPDAVPTAEGKSGGDQVTKSEETRGSGAGQREVNCPSLGPKPTGSGSSIIVSPRQRGNPILKFVRSVPWEFGEVVPDYVLGQTTCALFLSLRYHNLNPNYIHDRLKQLGQTFTLRVLLVQVDVKDPHHALKELARICIMADCTLILAWSPEEAGRYLETYKSYEKKPADLLKEQVEKNYLSKVTDCLTTVKSINKTDAVTLLSTFSVSAFQAFAAAIEMFTFLMISLQSLEGIISASKEDLVLCPGLGPQKARRLYDVLHKPFLKSKTKCDS; encoded by the exons ATGAAGAGAAGGTTTAATATCAATTTGGACGATTCTGTCTTTACCAAAGAGAGAACACCA CCAAAGAAGCACTTTCAACCATCCAAAACTGTTGGACAAAGCAAAACCGATGCAGGTGCATCCCCAGCAAAGGAGGGCCAGCCTTTGTCTTATGCACAATATATCATCAAGGCTAAAGCTCAAGGGTCTGCGCCTCCTCAACGAGATGGCTCCTCCCAAATGCTCCGACCTGAAGCTGGTGAGGATTCCGCTATTGCCAGTCTGAGGCAAAGCGAGCCTGACGCCGTGCCCACCGCAGAAGGAAAGAGCGGAGGTGACCAGGTGACGAAGAGCGAGGAGACTCGGGGGTCCGGGGCAGGTCAGAGAGAAGTAAACTGTCCAAGCCTTGGGCCAAAACCCACGGGGTCCGGCAGCAGCATTATTGTCAGTCCCAGACAG AGGGGAAATCCCATTTTGAAGTTTGTCAGGAGTGTCCCATGGGAGTTTGGAGAAGTTGTGCCAGACTATGTCCTGGGCCAGACAACTTGTGCTCTCTTTCTCAG TCTCAGGTATCACAATCTGAATCCAAACTATATTCATGATCGACTTAAGCAGCTTGGACAGACCTTCACCCTTCGAGTTTTACTAGTTCAAGTGGATGTG AAAGACCCCCATCATGCATTGAAGGAGCTGGCTCGCATCTGCATCATGGCTGACTGCACTCTTATTTTGGCATGGAG CCCAGAGGAGGCAGGACGTTACCTGGAAACATACAAGTCGTACGAGAAGAAACCAGCAGACCTTCTGAAGGAACAAgttgaaaaaaactatttatcaAAG GTGACAGACTGCCTGACCACCGTCAAGTCCATAAACAAGACAGATGCTGTGACGTTGCTGTCAACCTTCTCTGTGAGTGCCTTTCAAGCCTTTGCCGCTGCAATcgaaatgtttacttttttaatgatttcattACAGTCTTTGGAAGGAATCATCAGTGCATCTAAAGAAGACCTGGTTCTCTGTCCAGGCCTTGGTCCGCAAAAA GCAAGACGTCTTTATGATGTGCTTCATAAACCCTTTTTAAAATCCAAGACAAAGTGTGACAGTTGA
- the ercc1 gene encoding DNA excision repair protein ERCC-1 isoform X2: MKRRFNINLDDSVFTKERTPPKKHFQPSKTVGQSKTDAGASPAKEGQPLSYAQYIIKAKAQGSAPPQRDGSSQMLRPEAGEDSAIASLRQSEPDAVPTAEGKSGGDQVTKSEETRGSGAGQREVNCPSLGPKPTGSGSSIIVSPRQRGNPILKFVRSVPWEFGEVVPDYVLGQTTCALFLSLRYHNLNPNYIHDRLKQLGQTFTLRVLLVQVDVKDPHHALKELARICIMADCTLILAWSPEEAGRYLETYKSYEKKPADLLKEQVEKNYLSKVTDCLTTVKSINKTDAVTLLSTFSSLEGIISASKEDLVLCPGLGPQKARRLYDVLHKPFLKSKTKCDS, translated from the exons ATGAAGAGAAGGTTTAATATCAATTTGGACGATTCTGTCTTTACCAAAGAGAGAACACCA CCAAAGAAGCACTTTCAACCATCCAAAACTGTTGGACAAAGCAAAACCGATGCAGGTGCATCCCCAGCAAAGGAGGGCCAGCCTTTGTCTTATGCACAATATATCATCAAGGCTAAAGCTCAAGGGTCTGCGCCTCCTCAACGAGATGGCTCCTCCCAAATGCTCCGACCTGAAGCTGGTGAGGATTCCGCTATTGCCAGTCTGAGGCAAAGCGAGCCTGACGCCGTGCCCACCGCAGAAGGAAAGAGCGGAGGTGACCAGGTGACGAAGAGCGAGGAGACTCGGGGGTCCGGGGCAGGTCAGAGAGAAGTAAACTGTCCAAGCCTTGGGCCAAAACCCACGGGGTCCGGCAGCAGCATTATTGTCAGTCCCAGACAG AGGGGAAATCCCATTTTGAAGTTTGTCAGGAGTGTCCCATGGGAGTTTGGAGAAGTTGTGCCAGACTATGTCCTGGGCCAGACAACTTGTGCTCTCTTTCTCAG TCTCAGGTATCACAATCTGAATCCAAACTATATTCATGATCGACTTAAGCAGCTTGGACAGACCTTCACCCTTCGAGTTTTACTAGTTCAAGTGGATGTG AAAGACCCCCATCATGCATTGAAGGAGCTGGCTCGCATCTGCATCATGGCTGACTGCACTCTTATTTTGGCATGGAG CCCAGAGGAGGCAGGACGTTACCTGGAAACATACAAGTCGTACGAGAAGAAACCAGCAGACCTTCTGAAGGAACAAgttgaaaaaaactatttatcaAAG GTGACAGACTGCCTGACCACCGTCAAGTCCATAAACAAGACAGATGCTGTGACGTTGCTGTCAACCTTCTCT TCTTTGGAAGGAATCATCAGTGCATCTAAAGAAGACCTGGTTCTCTGTCCAGGCCTTGGTCCGCAAAAA GCAAGACGTCTTTATGATGTGCTTCATAAACCCTTTTTAAAATCCAAGACAAAGTGTGACAGTTGA